The following proteins are co-located in the Neisseria sp. Marseille-Q6792 genome:
- a CDS encoding nuclease-related domain-containing protein: MIIKDSDNRENDLSELNRLLELPQLSQEQKNQIQREIRNIQSGLKGEKEAAYQINFLYGNNKNWAVIHDLRLELEGHSAQIDHLLINRFLEIYVCESKRFGEGIAINEYGEFSAFYQGKPYGIASPIEQNNRHQLFLSRLFRSDEIELPVRMGLKMKPSLHSLILVANSAIIHRPKKSQNPKELERIIKNEQLKKRIDKDIDEISPSTFLHQMASMSKIVSTDTVMDLAQKLVKLHKPLRINWKARFGIVESENIPETNPKDETQPVPAQRLFCCSCHKTVSENVAKFCWQNKVKFNGKVYCFTCQKTVGQK; this comes from the coding sequence ATGATTATTAAAGATTCTGATAATCGGGAAAATGATTTATCGGAATTAAACCGGCTGCTTGAATTGCCACAGCTGTCCCAAGAGCAGAAAAATCAGATTCAGAGAGAAATCCGCAACATCCAGTCTGGATTAAAAGGAGAAAAAGAAGCCGCTTATCAAATCAACTTCCTCTATGGAAACAACAAAAATTGGGCAGTCATTCATGATTTACGCTTAGAGTTGGAAGGACATTCCGCGCAGATTGATCACTTATTAATCAACCGTTTCTTAGAAATCTATGTTTGCGAAAGCAAACGGTTTGGTGAAGGTATTGCCATTAATGAATATGGGGAATTTTCGGCATTTTACCAAGGTAAACCCTATGGCATCGCTTCACCTATCGAACAAAACAACCGTCACCAGTTGTTTTTGTCCAGACTGTTCAGAAGCGACGAAATCGAACTGCCCGTCAGAATGGGGCTGAAAATGAAGCCCTCCCTACATAGTCTTATTTTGGTTGCAAACTCTGCCATTATCCATAGGCCCAAGAAAAGTCAAAATCCAAAAGAGTTGGAAAGAATTATCAAGAATGAGCAATTGAAAAAACGGATTGACAAAGATATTGATGAAATCAGCCCATCTACCTTTCTGCATCAAATGGCTTCCATGTCAAAAATTGTATCCACAGACACAGTTATGGACTTAGCTCAAAAACTGGTCAAACTTCATAAACCGTTACGAATTAATTGGAAGGCACGCTTTGGTATTGTTGAGTCAGAAAACATCCCTGAAACAAACCCTAAAGATGAAACACAGCCCGTACCCGCTCAACGTTTGTTCTGCTGCTCATGCCATAAAACCGTTTCCGAGAATGTGGCTAAGTTTTGCTGGCAGAATAAAGTAAAATTCAACGGAAAAGTCTATTGTTTCACTTGTCAGAAAACTGTCGGACAAAAATAG
- a CDS encoding SGNH/GDSL hydrolase family protein, which produces MNLRHFITFSALFAATQANALPVASVSLDTITVSPSAPYTGEDGLLTDYSNAAASPWMKKLQSVAQGGGATFRILQIGDSHTAGDFFTDTLRKRLQKTWGDGGIGWVYPANVKGQRMAAVRYSGNWQSLTSRNNTGDFPLGGILARTGDNGSMTLTASDGQTGKQRISLFAKPLLAEQTLTVNGNTVSANGGGWQVLDTGAALPLTIQTEMPWDIGFVNIENPAGGITVSAMGINGAQLTHWSKWRADRMNDLAQTGADLVILAYGTNEAFGDNIDIADTEQKWLDTVRQIRDSLPAAGILIIGAPESLKNTIGVCGTRPVRLTEVQQMQRRVARQGQTMFWSWQNAMGGICSMKNWLNHGWAAKDGVHFSAKGYQRSAEMLADNLEELVRSAHAKP; this is translated from the coding sequence ATGAACCTCAGACACTTCATCACATTTTCCGCCCTGTTCGCCGCAACCCAGGCAAACGCCCTGCCCGTTGCCTCCGTCAGCCTCGACACCATTACCGTTTCCCCGTCCGCGCCCTATACCGGCGAAGACGGCCTCTTGACCGATTACAGCAACGCCGCCGCCTCTCCTTGGATGAAAAAACTCCAATCCGTCGCACAAGGAGGCGGTGCAACCTTCCGCATCCTGCAAATCGGCGACTCGCATACCGCTGGCGACTTCTTTACCGACACCCTGCGCAAACGCCTGCAAAAAACATGGGGCGACGGCGGCATAGGCTGGGTTTACCCCGCCAACGTCAAAGGGCAGCGCATGGCGGCCGTCCGCTACAGCGGCAACTGGCAAAGCCTCACCAGCAGGAACAATACCGGAGACTTCCCGCTCGGCGGCATCCTTGCCCGGACGGGCGACAACGGCAGCATGACCCTGACCGCATCCGACGGCCAGACCGGCAAACAGCGCATTTCCCTGTTTGCCAAACCCCTGCTCGCCGAACAAACCCTGACCGTCAACGGCAACACCGTCTCCGCCAACGGCGGCGGCTGGCAGGTACTGGATACGGGCGCGGCACTCCCCCTGACCATACAGACCGAAATGCCGTGGGACATCGGATTTGTCAATATCGAAAACCCTGCCGGCGGCATTACCGTTTCCGCCATGGGCATCAACGGCGCACAATTGACCCATTGGTCGAAATGGCGTGCCGACCGTATGAACGACCTTGCCCAAACCGGTGCCGATCTAGTCATCCTTGCCTACGGTACCAACGAAGCCTTCGGCGACAACATCGACATTGCCGACACCGAACAGAAATGGCTGGATACCGTCCGCCAAATCCGCGACAGCCTGCCTGCCGCCGGCATCCTCATCATCGGCGCACCCGAATCCCTGAAAAACACGATCGGCGTATGCGGCACACGCCCCGTCCGCCTGACCGAAGTCCAACAGATGCAGCGGCGCGTCGCCCGGCAGGGACAAACCATGTTCTGGTCTTGGCAAAACGCCATGGGCGGCATATGCAGCATGAAAAACTGGCTCAACCACGGATGGGCCGCCAAAGACGGCGTACACTTTTCCGCCAAAGGCTACCAACGGTCGGCAGAAATGCTTGCCGACAACTTGGAAGAACTCGTCCGTTCCGCACACGCAAAACCGTAA
- the patB gene encoding peptidoglycan O-acetyltransferase PatB encodes MKNFLSLFASILMSALIAVWFSQNPINAYWQQTYHRNSPIEPLAAYGWWQTGAALQENAYAFSDGIKTFLSGETPLTAQDGGSADMPSEAAASEAVPQTGEIQEWKQDTDTAAIRSGDKVFFAGDSLMQGVAPFVQKSLKQQYGIESVNLSKQSTGLSYPSFFDWPKTIEETLQKHPEISVLAVFLGPNDPWDFPVGKRYLKFASDEWAQEYLKRVDRILEAAHTHHVQVVWLGIPYMKKAKLDGQMRYLDKLLSEHLEGKIILIPTAHTLSGGEDRYTDSVNVNGKSVRYRSKDGIHFTAEGQKLLAEKIMEKLTFTPDRQP; translated from the coding sequence ATGAAAAACTTTCTTTCCCTTTTCGCCTCCATATTGATGTCTGCCCTGATTGCCGTGTGGTTCAGCCAAAACCCCATCAACGCCTACTGGCAGCAGACCTACCACCGCAACAGTCCGATCGAACCGCTTGCCGCCTACGGATGGTGGCAAACCGGTGCGGCGTTGCAAGAAAATGCCTACGCCTTTTCAGACGGCATCAAAACATTCCTGTCCGGCGAAACGCCGCTGACGGCTCAAGACGGCGGTTCGGCAGATATGCCGTCTGAAGCCGCCGCATCCGAAGCCGTCCCTCAAACCGGCGAAATCCAAGAATGGAAACAGGACACCGACACCGCCGCCATCCGCAGCGGCGACAAAGTCTTTTTCGCCGGTGACTCGCTGATGCAGGGCGTTGCCCCCTTCGTGCAAAAAAGCCTGAAACAGCAATACGGCATCGAATCCGTCAACCTCAGCAAACAAAGCACGGGGCTGTCCTACCCCTCATTCTTCGACTGGCCGAAAACGATTGAAGAAACCCTGCAAAAACATCCCGAAATCAGCGTGCTGGCCGTCTTCCTCGGTCCGAACGACCCGTGGGATTTTCCCGTCGGCAAACGCTACCTCAAATTCGCTTCCGACGAATGGGCGCAAGAATACCTGAAACGCGTCGACCGCATCCTTGAAGCCGCACACACGCACCACGTCCAAGTCGTCTGGCTCGGCATCCCCTACATGAAAAAAGCCAAGCTCGACGGGCAGATGCGCTACCTTGACAAACTGCTTTCGGAACACCTGGAAGGCAAAATCATCCTGATTCCCACCGCGCACACCTTGAGCGGCGGGGAAGACCGCTACACCGACTCCGTCAACGTCAACGGAAAATCCGTCCGCTACCGCAGTAAAGACGGCATACACTTTACCGCCGAAGGACAAAAACTGCTGGCGGAAAAAATAATGGAAAAACTCACTTTTACACCAGACCGACAACCATGA
- a CDS encoding MBOAT family protein yields MPLLSVEFALFFLAFLPLYWGLAKYPSVQNLLLLAAGMGWLYHISPVFAAIVVLYSSCMYLLSELLRSDREGTRRFWLGFGIAVSLTVLGFFKYFDFFRPLIAQYAGKGGAIDILMPLGLSYYTFQSLAYLVYCFRSPHAARFEWHELLLHLSFFPTVTSGPIIRAAAFKSADGEQAGALAQIRTRQPRSPVRPSLAVSLILLGIAKKWWLAGMLAENWVSPVFENPAQFDGWGVLAGVYGYTFQLFLDFSGYSDLVIGMAMLLGFRLPKNFSAPLRALNIRAFWDKWHISLSTWIRDYIYIPLGGSKKGFLRTQFNLMAAMVLSGIWHGYGWNFLIWGALHGTALVLLNTGDRYFGRNALCRLKYLAPLSWLITFHFVCLTFVVFNTANPDDAGAVFSALFANANGWNAPQQADMLLLASFASVMLLYPYLQRAFDGAVRGLEKIPMWLWFIPISIILLLIIVLAPSGIPGFIYANF; encoded by the coding sequence ATGCCGCTGCTGTCTGTCGAATTCGCACTCTTCTTTCTCGCCTTCCTGCCGCTTTACTGGGGCTTGGCGAAATACCCGTCCGTCCAAAACCTGCTGCTTTTGGCTGCCGGTATGGGCTGGCTCTACCATATCAGCCCCGTATTTGCAGCAATCGTCGTCCTCTATTCCTCATGCATGTACCTTTTGAGCGAACTACTCCGTTCCGATCGCGAAGGTACGCGCCGTTTCTGGCTGGGGTTCGGCATTGCCGTCTCGCTGACCGTCTTGGGCTTTTTCAAATATTTCGACTTTTTCCGTCCGCTGATTGCACAATATGCAGGTAAGGGCGGCGCAATCGACATCCTGATGCCGCTGGGGCTTTCCTATTACACCTTCCAGTCGCTCGCCTATCTGGTTTACTGCTTCCGCTCCCCGCACGCCGCGCGTTTCGAGTGGCACGAGCTGCTGCTGCACCTGAGTTTTTTCCCCACCGTTACCTCCGGCCCAATTATCCGCGCCGCCGCATTCAAAAGTGCAGACGGCGAGCAGGCAGGCGCACTGGCGCAAATCCGTACCCGCCAACCGCGCTCACCCGTCCGCCCCTCACTCGCCGTTTCCCTGATTTTGCTGGGTATTGCCAAAAAATGGTGGCTGGCGGGGATGCTGGCGGAAAACTGGGTGTCGCCCGTATTTGAAAACCCCGCCCAATTCGACGGCTGGGGCGTATTGGCGGGCGTGTACGGCTATACCTTCCAACTCTTTTTAGACTTTTCCGGATATTCCGATTTGGTTATCGGAATGGCAATGCTGCTGGGCTTCCGACTGCCCAAAAACTTCTCAGCACCGCTTCGTGCTTTAAACATCCGCGCATTTTGGGACAAATGGCACATCAGCCTTTCTACCTGGATACGCGACTACATCTACATCCCCTTGGGCGGCAGCAAAAAAGGCTTTTTGCGGACACAGTTCAACCTGATGGCGGCAATGGTACTCTCCGGCATCTGGCACGGCTACGGCTGGAACTTCCTCATTTGGGGCGCGCTGCACGGCACGGCACTGGTGCTGCTCAACACGGGCGACCGCTATTTCGGACGCAACGCGCTATGCCGTCTGAAATACCTTGCGCCGCTCTCGTGGCTCATCACCTTCCATTTTGTCTGCCTGACCTTCGTCGTCTTCAATACCGCAAACCCCGACGATGCAGGCGCAGTTTTCAGTGCCCTCTTTGCTAATGCCAACGGCTGGAATGCGCCGCAACAGGCAGATATGCTGCTGCTTGCCTCGTTTGCATCCGTGATGCTGCTCTACCCTTACCTGCAACGCGCTTTCGACGGCGCGGTCAGAGGTTTGGAAAAAATCCCGATGTGGCTGTGGTTTATCCCGATTTCCATCATCCTGCTGCTGATTATCGTCCTCGCCCCCTCGGGGATACCCGGTTTTATTTATGCCAATTTTTAA